A genomic region of Lytechinus pictus isolate F3 Inbred chromosome 2, Lp3.0, whole genome shotgun sequence contains the following coding sequences:
- the LOC129274299 gene encoding trypsin-3-like isoform X1: protein MYNNVRRRMLTQLSLVYFLLLFSPALNLNWQARPDDCGRKYAGIATQIVGGEPAEEYAWPWQVAMLENGEQICGASLIDPWWVITAAHCVDPCYLCEPHVFEFLAGSISLTSETNSTQVRRASRIFTHPEFDLLGDEEVDHDIALFMMSEPFNLTEDYRVNTICLPTRDMDDEFGAGKTATVTGWGTLKSGESDYPDTMYQVDVPIYDQEQCNKSLNGEITDNMICAGLPEGGVDACQGDSGGPLVSLGGVNNNQYYLIGIVSWGEGCGDPDSPGVYTRVTRFESWILPIFNNNYTLDSYVPCVCPQPLSSAVIGGLTSLSLLLAVSIGFNTALIITWKKNTNKGVQDSLKGDIGHTLTNKE from the exons ATGTATAACAACG TGAGGCGTAGAATGCTGACGCAGTTATCTTTGGTATATTTTCTGCTGCTGTTTTCTCCGGCTTTAAATCTAAACTGGCAGG CAAGACCCGATGACTGTGGTCGCAAATATGCTGGGATCGCCACCCAAATCGTTGGGGGAGAACCCGCAGAGGAATATGCTTGGCCCTGGCAGGTTGCTATGTTGGAAAATGGAGAACAGATTTGTGGGGCATCCTTAATCGACCCATGGTGGGTCATTACGGCTGCTCATTGTGT TGACCCATGTTACCTTTGCGAGCCGCACGTCTTCGAGTTCCTCGCTGGCTCGATCAGCCTGACTTCCGAGACCAATTCCACCCAGGTCCGCCGCGCGTCCAGAATCTTTACTCATCCCGAGTTCGATCTACTCGGTGATGAGGAGGTCGATCATGATATTGCCCTGTTCATGATGTCGGAGCCTTTTAATCTCACTGAAGATTATCGAGTGAATACCATCTGTCTTCCAACGAGGGATATGGACGATGAGTTCGGCGCGGGGAAGACTGCGACGGTCACAGGATGGGGGACTCTTAAGAGTGGAG AATCCGACTATCCGGACACGATGTATCAGGTGGATGTTCCCATTTACGACCAGGAGCAATGCAACAAATCACTAAATGGCGAAATAACTGATAACATGATTTGTGCAGGCCTGCCGGAAGGAGGAGTCGATGCTTGTCAG GGTGACAGTGGTGGCCCCCTGGTATCACTTGGAGGGGTTAATAACAACCAGTATTACCTGATTGGTATCGTGAGCTGGGGTGAAGGGTGTGGTGATCCGGACTCGCCCGGTGTATATACCAGAGTAACTCGCTTCGAAAGCTGGATCCTACCTATCTTTAACAACAACTACACCTTAGATTCAT ATGTTCCATGTGTTTGTCCACAACCATTATCATCGGCTGTGATAGGGGGATTGACTTCTTTGTCGTTACTTTTAGCCGTTTCGATAGGCTTCAATACAGCCCTCATTATCACGTGGAAAAAGAACACCAACAAAG GGGTCCAAGATAGCCTGAAAGGAGACATCGGGCACACGTTGACAAACAAAGAATGA
- the LOC129274299 gene encoding trypsin-3-like isoform X2: protein MLTQLSLVYFLLLFSPALNLNWQARPDDCGRKYAGIATQIVGGEPAEEYAWPWQVAMLENGEQICGASLIDPWWVITAAHCVDPCYLCEPHVFEFLAGSISLTSETNSTQVRRASRIFTHPEFDLLGDEEVDHDIALFMMSEPFNLTEDYRVNTICLPTRDMDDEFGAGKTATVTGWGTLKSGESDYPDTMYQVDVPIYDQEQCNKSLNGEITDNMICAGLPEGGVDACQGDSGGPLVSLGGVNNNQYYLIGIVSWGEGCGDPDSPGVYTRVTRFESWILPIFNNNYTLDSYVPCVCPQPLSSAVIGGLTSLSLLLAVSIGFNTALIITWKKNTNKGVQDSLKGDIGHTLTNKE from the exons ATGCTGACGCAGTTATCTTTGGTATATTTTCTGCTGCTGTTTTCTCCGGCTTTAAATCTAAACTGGCAGG CAAGACCCGATGACTGTGGTCGCAAATATGCTGGGATCGCCACCCAAATCGTTGGGGGAGAACCCGCAGAGGAATATGCTTGGCCCTGGCAGGTTGCTATGTTGGAAAATGGAGAACAGATTTGTGGGGCATCCTTAATCGACCCATGGTGGGTCATTACGGCTGCTCATTGTGT TGACCCATGTTACCTTTGCGAGCCGCACGTCTTCGAGTTCCTCGCTGGCTCGATCAGCCTGACTTCCGAGACCAATTCCACCCAGGTCCGCCGCGCGTCCAGAATCTTTACTCATCCCGAGTTCGATCTACTCGGTGATGAGGAGGTCGATCATGATATTGCCCTGTTCATGATGTCGGAGCCTTTTAATCTCACTGAAGATTATCGAGTGAATACCATCTGTCTTCCAACGAGGGATATGGACGATGAGTTCGGCGCGGGGAAGACTGCGACGGTCACAGGATGGGGGACTCTTAAGAGTGGAG AATCCGACTATCCGGACACGATGTATCAGGTGGATGTTCCCATTTACGACCAGGAGCAATGCAACAAATCACTAAATGGCGAAATAACTGATAACATGATTTGTGCAGGCCTGCCGGAAGGAGGAGTCGATGCTTGTCAG GGTGACAGTGGTGGCCCCCTGGTATCACTTGGAGGGGTTAATAACAACCAGTATTACCTGATTGGTATCGTGAGCTGGGGTGAAGGGTGTGGTGATCCGGACTCGCCCGGTGTATATACCAGAGTAACTCGCTTCGAAAGCTGGATCCTACCTATCTTTAACAACAACTACACCTTAGATTCAT ATGTTCCATGTGTTTGTCCACAACCATTATCATCGGCTGTGATAGGGGGATTGACTTCTTTGTCGTTACTTTTAGCCGTTTCGATAGGCTTCAATACAGCCCTCATTATCACGTGGAAAAAGAACACCAACAAAG GGGTCCAAGATAGCCTGAAAGGAGACATCGGGCACACGTTGACAAACAAAGAATGA
- the LOC129254622 gene encoding RUS family member 1-like produces MDTLICRETYGSRSDPRDYMCNNDGKILESRSSNRGLSFLLHFFRVVFLPQGYPDSVSKDYLEYQIWDTVQAFSSSITGTLSTHAMLKGVGVGDETASAAAATITWLLRDGTSMTGRIAFAWYQGSSLDSDAKRWRLFADIMNDAALCIELISVFFPQYFVIIACMSSLFKSMVGVAGGATRAALTMHQARRNNMADVSAKDGSQETVVNLAALFVGLIITPMASKNILLTWTLFFLCTCLHLYANYRAVTCVVMETLNQSRFHILVQDYLHSSNVSMCGPDAVNKKEPVIWRLTRPLKLNLGVPFNRVAKSMRDLEMCLQSNGQERYLLSLDMKKGEYFVELSYHFEMSHKRSAST; encoded by the exons ATGGACACGTTGATTTGTCGAGAAACTTACGGATCTCGGTCGGATCCAAGGGATTATATGTGTAATAATGATGGTAAAATATTGGAGTCACGATCTTCTAATAGAGGACTGTCATTTTTGCTCCACTTTTTTCGG GTTGTGTTTCTCCCCCAAGGCTATCCAGACAGTGTGAGCAAAGACTACTTAGAATATCAGATCTGGGACACTGTACAG GCTTTTAGTAGCAGTATTACTGGGACTCTGTCAACCCATGCCATGCTGAAAGGTGTAGGAGTAGGTGACGAGACAgcttctgctgctgctgctacaaTCACATGGCTACTAAGAG aTGGAACAAGTATGACTGGCAGAATTGCGTTTGCATGGTATCAAGG GTCAAGCCTGGATAGTGATGCTAAGAGATGGAG ATTGTTTGCAGACATCATGAATGATGCAGCACTCTGTATAGAGCTCATTTCAGTATTCTTTCCGCAATACTTTGTCATCATTGCTTGCATGTCATCACTGTTCAAA tCTATGGTTGGGGTTGCTGGAGGAGCAACAAGAGCTGCACTCACCATGCATCAAGCTCGGAGAAACAACATGGCTGACGTATCGGCTAAAGATGGTTCTCAG GAAACGGTGGTGAATTTAGCAGCTCTTTTTGTAGGTCTCATCATCACTCCAATGGCATCTAAAAACATCCT aCTGACATGGACACTTTTCTTTCTCTGTACCTGTCTCCATCTCTATGCCAATTACCGGGCAGTGACCTGCGTTGTCATGGAAACCTTGAACCAGTCAAGGTTCCACATCCTAGTTCAGGATTACCTCCACAGCTCTAATGTCAGTATGTGTGGACCTGATGCAGTTAATAAGAAGGAACCTGTTATATGGA GACTTACAAGACCTCTAAAGCTTAACCTAGGTGTACCATTCAACAGAGTAGCCAAAAG CATGAGAGATCTTGAGATGTGTTTACAAAGCAACGGACAGGAAAGGTATCTATTAAGTTTGGACATGAAAAAAGGTGAGTACTTTGTTGAGCTGTCttatcattttgaaatgtcGCACAAGCGTTCTGCCTCAACATGA